In Campylobacter porcelli, the sequence ACGGCGTTTAGTGTCATTTCGAATTTGGCGGTGCCAAAATTTTTATTATCAAGGACTATTGGCGTAGTAGATAGATAGTGAGTGTGGCCTATAGCTTTTGAGTTGGTATTTTCTATACTTACCTTAGCTGTTTGATTACTACTAGCTCCGATTTGAAAATTTTTATTTGAGAAGTTGCCATTTAGTAGATTTTGACCATTGAAGCTTGTGGTATTTGCGATATTATCAAGCTCATCAACGAGCCTAGAAATATCATTTTGGATAGCTCTTCTTGAGTCTGCGTTTTGGCTATCATTGGCTGCTTGAATGGCTTTGGTTTTAATAGTATCAAGGATTTTAATCTGCTCATCCATAGCCTTATCGGCTGTTTGGACTATACCGATAGCGTCATTGCCATTAGAGATGGCTTGACCTAGAGAGCTTGCTTGGCTCTTTAGATTATCAGCAATAACTAGCCCTGAAGCGTCATCAGCTGCACTTTGTATCCTAAGACCAGAGCTAAGGCGACCTAGTGAGCTAGTAAGCTTCCTATCATTGACAATAGAGTTGGCGTGGGCATTCATAGCCGCTATATTGGTATTAATCCTAAAACTCATCTTTGCTCTTTAAAAGCCAAATACTACTTAAATTTGATCCTTGATTATCTAACATTATTATATCGCATAGAATATTAAATTTGTTTATATTGTGGGGGGGGGTATTTTGATATTTTTTTAGTTAAATTTTGGAATTTTTAGGCTGTTTTATAAAAATAAGATTAAATTTAACTTATTTTAAGGAAATTCGATAGATTTATATTGAGTTGGAATTTAAAAAATTTTAGATGATTTAGCTATGATATTAAAATGTAATATTTATATAATTAAATTTAATTTATCTAATATTTCTAAGCGTGAATTTATATTAATAAGAAAGTCAAGCAATATTTTAAAATGAATTATTTTCCATACCGGTAAAAAGATAAAAATTATTAGGAGATAAACTCCTAATAAAAGTGATCTAGCAAATCTTTGAAATTTAACGCATAAAAGTGGATTAGGCTATAAATCCACTTGCCAATACTCTTTGATTATCATCATAAAAGACTGCCAATTGACCGCTTGCGACGGCTCCAGCATTATCTTTTAGCTCCACAGTTGCAACGCCATTGCTCTCATGGACTACACATGGTATCGGCTTAGATCTATATCTGATTTTGACTAATGCGTCAAAATCGTTTTGTTGCGTAAAATTATTAAAATTGCGAGTTTTAAAGCTATAGCACTCTAAATCATCTTTTTTACCTACTATAATCTCATTAGCACTAGCATTGATGGCTGTTACATAGTGTGGATCGTGTGCTCCTGTGATTTTAAAGCCCTTTCGTTTGCCAATCGTATAGTGCATATAGCCCTCATGCGTACCGATGGCTTCGCCATTTGCATTGCGCACTATACCTGGTAAATTGGTATTATAATGCTGTTTTAATACATCTATATAGGTGGTTTCAACAAAGCATATTTCACTACTCTCTTTTTGCGTAGCTAGTGATGATATTTGCGGTATTTGAGCAGCGGCGGCTTTTATATCAACTTTAAATTTATCCCCAAGAGGAAATATTATATAAGATAGAATTTTTGGATCTAAATTGGCTAAAAAATAGCTTTGATCTTTACTCTCATCGGCTGCTGATTTTATCAAGCCATTATCGATTCTAGCGTAGTGCCCAGTAGCGATCTTATCGCAGCCAAGACTCTTAGCAAACTCCCAAAGGGCTCCAAATTTAATAAGCCTATTACAATGAGCACAAGGATTTGGGGTGATTCCATCTTTATATGAATTTACAAATAGATCATAAACCTCTTTTTTAAATGTATCTTGCAGATCAAGCACATGGGTATCAATACCTAAAAACTCGCCTACCTTTTTTACATTTTCAATATTTTTTTTATGATAATCCTCTCTGCCATGTAACATCATATAGCAACCTACTACACTATAGCCTTGATCTTGTAGAAATTTCGCACTCATTGAACTATCTACTCCACCGCTTAATGCCATTAGAACTTTCACGATTATCCTTTTATCAATATTTTTAGCAAATTATACAAGATAATTATTAACACAATAGAATAAAATGAAAAATTCTTTTATAGTATATTAAAATAGTATACTATAAAATTTAGTGTAAATTTTATAGTATACCTTGCTAAGTATATATAATGATTTTAGTGAATTTTTAAAAGAGTGATTTAGGATCATCTCTTGCGTTAAAAGCAAGAGATCTACTGATTTAAAGCCAGCTTGGTTTTTCTGTATTTAATATGCCATCACCATCGCTAAATTGCTCTAGGCTACTAGCTTTACATTGGATACAGATATATTTTAAATCGCTATTAGAACTTGCTTTAAAGCATCTTTTACCATCTGGATCTATACGCAAAATATCACCAGCGCTAACTTCAAACTCCTCGCCATCTATATACAAAACTCCACTCCCTTCAATCACCACATAAACTTCTTCATTTTGCTTATGAGAATGGACAAAAGGCACACTCTCTCCAGCTTTTAAGTGGTTTATGGATACTTCACAGCCTGTTAAGCTTAACTCATCGTGAAACTCGCTTCTAGGAGCGTTTTGCGATGAGATCATCTTATAATTTTTACCTATTTTTGTCATTTTTAATCCTTTTAAATTCAAATATTTCAAGCCAAATTCATGGCACTGCCTTTGCTATTAAGTATCTAAAAAGTTTAGAATATCGTCTATACTATCTAATAATTTATAAAAATCGCTATTAGCCTCTATCAATCCACCATCTAGCAACTGCTTAAAAAATTCAAAAAGTGGCGACCAAAATTGACTATCTACAAATATAATTTTATATCTTTTTACCCTAGCTTGTGCTAAGGTCATCACCTCAAAAACCTCATCTAAAGTCCCAAATCCACCAGGTAAAACAATAAAAGCAAAGCTATCTTTGATTAGAGCATTTTTACGCTCACTTAGGCTAGTTAGAGTTAATGATTTGGTGCAATATGGATTTAGCCGTTGTTCATTAGGCAAAATCACATTTATCCCTATACTTTCCCCTTTAGCTTCAAATGCCCCTTTATTTGCCGCTTCCATAATACCGCCACCACCGCCAGTGATAATGCCATAACCAGCCTTTGATAGAGTAGTGGCGATCTCATATGATTTTTTATAATAATCACTATCACTGCTAATTCTAGATGAGCCAAAAATTGTTATATATTTCATCAATTATCCTCAATTTACCCTTTTACACCAAAGCAACTCCCCATCATCAAGAGTAGTTCTATGTATAATTTTTAATTTTAAATTTAAACTCAAACTACTACCAATTTTAAACTCATTTGAGCGATATATCAAAATCCAATCTATCCTAAAATCCAAATTTTTTAAGAAATTCTCCCCACCTTCAACCATTACAAATCTTTGCTTAAAAGCAAATTCTAATGAATTTGAGATATAAACCTCCCTGTTTGGCACATTAAAAAGCGGAATTTGACTATCAAATTTATCTTTAGATGAGTATATTAAGATATTTGGAGATTTATCACTAGCTAATCTAGCATCTAAAATCGGTCTGTCTGTGCGAACTGTATTACCACCAACAACCATAAGATCAACTAAAGAGCGAATTTGATGAGTATGAGTGCGGCTGGCTAAATTTGATATTACTCCACCAGTTGCTACCGCGTTTTGCGTTAAGGCGATTTTAAAAAATGTAAAATTCTCACTTTGCCACCTAAGAAATGGCTCAAGTAGCTCATCGCACTCCTTAGCGCAAACTCCATAAACTACCTCCAAGCCATTATCCGATAAGAGCTTAGCTCCGCCCTTAGCATGCTCGCCAAAATCCCTTGAGCCAATCACAACCCGTTTTGCCCCTACAGCAAGGAGTAAATTAGCACAAGCTGGGGTCTTGCCTTGATGAGCGCAAGGCTCTAGCGTAACATAATAAGTAGAATTGCGAAGTAAATTTTGATGATTTTGAATGATTAGGCTATATAGCTCATTTGGATCTTTTGTAGTATCAAAAAGCGATTTTAGCCTATAATCTTTAGCCACTAAGGCCTCTTTAGTCGCATTTAGCTCAGCGTGAGCCTCCCCTGCTTTTTGATGAGCGCAAATAGATAAAATCTTGCCATTCTCATCTAAAATCACAGCCCCAACAGCTGGATTAGGATAGGTTAAAAGCTGATAATTCCACGCTTTATCAATAGCTAAGGATAGATAAAACTCATCACTCATGGCTACCACTGGATAAAAGTTTTGGCTTTTTTAATATCATTAAAATTTAAACTCAAGCTCCTTTCATCGCTACTAAGTGCTATATCATCGCCATTTACGCTAGTTATTTTACCAATAATTTGACTTTTATCATTTAAAGTTATCTTTGCCATCTCGCCAATGCTTTTAGCAAAGTGATCTATTTTACTAAGTTTTCTCTCAAGCCCTGGGCTAGAAACTTCTAAAACCCAATCCCAACTAACTGGCGGCATAACATCATAAATAGGCGATAAAAGCTTACTAACTACTTCGCAATCATCTAAGCTTACTCCACCGCTTTTAGTTATATAAACTCTATAAATTTGACGCCCATTTTCGTTTGCTATCTCTGTATCATATAGGGATACACCACAACCTTGTAATAACTTTTCTAACTCTTCTAAATTCACTTCTTGCCCTTTTGTAACTCATCTGCAACCTTAGCAAATAAGGCATCTATATGGTTTTGGTATTTTAATCTATCATCAAATATAAAATGTAAATTTGGAGCCCTATACCAGCCCTCAACTGCCATGCAGTGATTTTGTAT encodes:
- the mnmA gene encoding tRNA 2-thiouridine(34) synthase MnmA, whose translation is MKVLMALSGGVDSSMSAKFLQDQGYSVVGCYMMLHGREDYHKKNIENVKKVGEFLGIDTHVLDLQDTFKKEVYDLFVNSYKDGITPNPCAHCNRLIKFGALWEFAKSLGCDKIATGHYARIDNGLIKSAADESKDQSYFLANLDPKILSYIIFPLGDKFKVDIKAAAAQIPQISSLATQKESSEICFVETTYIDVLKQHYNTNLPGIVRNANGEAIGTHEGYMHYTIGKRKGFKITGAHDPHYVTAINASANEIIVGKKDDLECYSFKTRNFNNFTQQNDFDALVKIRYRSKPIPCVVHESNGVATVELKDNAGAVASGQLAVFYDDNQRVLASGFIA
- a CDS encoding cupin domain-containing protein, with the protein product MTKIGKNYKMISSQNAPRSEFHDELSLTGCEVSINHLKAGESVPFVHSHKQNEEVYVVIEGSGVLYIDGEEFEVSAGDILRIDPDGKRCFKASSNSDLKYICIQCKASSLEQFSDGDGILNTEKPSWL
- a CDS encoding TIGR00730 family Rossman fold protein translates to MKYITIFGSSRISSDSDYYKKSYEIATTLSKAGYGIITGGGGGIMEAANKGAFEAKGESIGINVILPNEQRLNPYCTKSLTLTSLSERKNALIKDSFAFIVLPGGFGTLDEVFEVMTLAQARVKRYKIIFVDSQFWSPLFEFFKQLLDGGLIEANSDFYKLLDSIDDILNFLDT
- the ribD gene encoding bifunctional diaminohydroxyphosphoribosylaminopyrimidine deaminase/5-amino-6-(5-phosphoribosylamino)uracil reductase RibD, with translation MSDEFYLSLAIDKAWNYQLLTYPNPAVGAVILDENGKILSICAHQKAGEAHAELNATKEALVAKDYRLKSLFDTTKDPNELYSLIIQNHQNLLRNSTYYVTLEPCAHQGKTPACANLLLAVGAKRVVIGSRDFGEHAKGGAKLLSDNGLEVVYGVCAKECDELLEPFLRWQSENFTFFKIALTQNAVATGGVISNLASRTHTHQIRSLVDLMVVGGNTVRTDRPILDARLASDKSPNILIYSSKDKFDSQIPLFNVPNREVYISNSLEFAFKQRFVMVEGGENFLKNLDFRIDWILIYRSNEFKIGSSLSLNLKLKIIHRTTLDDGELLWCKRVN
- the rimP gene encoding ribosome maturation factor RimP, producing the protein MNLEELEKLLQGCGVSLYDTEIANENGRQIYRVYITKSGGVSLDDCEVVSKLLSPIYDVMPPVSWDWVLEVSSPGLERKLSKIDHFAKSIGEMAKITLNDKSQIIGKITSVNGDDIALSSDERSLSLNFNDIKKAKTFIQW